A genomic stretch from Limanda limanda chromosome 11, fLimLim1.1, whole genome shotgun sequence includes:
- the ttk gene encoding LOW QUALITY PROTEIN: dual specificity protein kinase Ttk (The sequence of the model RefSeq protein was modified relative to this genomic sequence to represent the inferred CDS: inserted 1 base in 1 codon) → MEEEELTYDKKQPLAMLYEKLNKMKKYLNEDDTDNINQIIGSNSPESCLSYLMDLEKKGNLHQNENHLTRLVDFYTRVFSNMPLGKHCQNESYARMLVRFAELKAIQDVSDAEANFNVARSHSQNFAFVHIAHANFEHSQGNTKRGIYILQNAIEVGAKPKELLEAALQSLQTGKTQVLCLEEKENVPLLSNCNVXDSVKTGSEFPKVSRISDGTGDLQLSSIFGSGTESFGGSSDEQLPGWRSGYQHKRAVGMPGRVPVVPFSIPENDDYDDDYIYEKPSKQSDASIPNSLSRQTSGSKMSSVFGLSSSKKNAVDGDLVNLQPPAVSPEYCPWVDQAAVDSTTSLLHTHNTQDISRMEDVTYSFDQVVKTNSPESCWTYLKNLEKRGNPHTDISLLNKLKDCYSKVFSRMPIRQYNKNACYARILVRYAELKGIEDPDEAQDHFIVARSNCKAFAFVHTAYAQFEVSQGNVIKASSILHKAQVLNARPAELLQVAMRNLKAGEKQLVPTQEEEQLTVVPVSISTHGGNQDLQLPARVPVNRSVEWVKPASKEPLSEWKLPTLINRQVSPEDKRTTPPEPRPVPRVLESFPTPSLQLPTRLNPQTVCQTPNSYRNPSASSFNTPVVKRGPEVFSSAVAAHRGGPVQQPCTPLNQTTCFQTPQASFNTLSNETITIKDKQYFILKMIGRGGSSKVYQVLDHKKQLFAVKYVDLEEADAQTVESYKNEIQHLNHLQQYSDQIIKLYDYEMTNSYIYMLMECGNLDLNTWLRNRKTVNPLERKFYWQNMLEAVHTIHKHGIVHSDLKPANFVIVNASLKLIDFGIANRIQPDVTSIMKESQVGTLNYMPPEAIKDTSSQSGKARSKISPKGDVWSLGCILYCMTYGKTPFQSITNQITKLHAIIDPSHKIEFPDISEKDLLDVLKRCLVRNPRERISIAELLEHQYLQLKPQASTESEVTCNRDLKKILTDLAALQSPNSIIRAANNLAKMCNSGRRLDVAECAKSTT, encoded by the exons atggaggaagaggagctgacgTATGACAAAAAGCAGCCGCTTGCCATGCTCTATGAAAAGCTCAACAAAATGAAGAAGTACCTAAATGAAG ATGACACGGACAATATCAATCAGATCATCGGCTCAAACTCGCCTGAGTCATGTCTCTCATATTTGATGGACCTGGAGAAGAAAGGGAACCTTCACCAAAATGAAAACCATCTCACTAGACTTGTTGACTTTTATACCAGAGTATTTTCCAATATGCCGCTGGGCAAACACTGTCAGAATGAGAGCTATGCCAGGATGCTGGTCAGATTTGCAGAGCTAAAAGC gATTCAAGATGTCAGTGATGCAGAAGCCAACTTCAATGTAGCAAGATCTCACAGTCAGAACTTTGCATTTGTTCACATTGCTCATGCAAACTTTGAACATTCTCAAG GCAACACAAAGAGGGGCATTTACATACTGCAGAATGCTATTGAAGTGGGTGCCAAACCAAAGGAACTGCTGGAGGCTGCCTTGCAAAGTTTACAGACAGGCAAAACACAAGTCTTGTGTTTagaggagaaggaaaatgtACCAC tATTGTCCAACTGTAATG CTGATTCTGTCAAAACAGGCTCAGAATTCCCAAAAGTGAGCAGAATATCAGACGGGACAGGCGACTTGCAGCTCTCCAGTATTTTTGGTTCAGG AACTGAGTCCTTTGGGGGATCATCAGATGAACAACTACCAGGCTGGCGATCTGGATATCAACACAAGAGAGCAGTTGGCATG CCAGGGAGAGTTCCTGTGGTACCATTCTCTATCCCAGAAAATGATGACTATGATGATGACTATATATATGAGAAACCCTCAAAGCAAAGTGATGCATCCATCCCCAATAGTTTGTCCag GCAAACATCTGGTTCCAAGATGAGCTCCGTGTTTGGTTTGTCATCATCAAAGAAAAATGCTGTTGATGGAGATCTTGTCAATCTTCAA CCACCAGCTGTCAGTCCAGAATATTGCCCTTGGGTGGACCAGGCAGCTGTGGACTCCACCACCTcactccttcacacacacaacacacaggacatCTCGAGAATGGAAG ACGTTACTTACAGTTTTGACCAAGTCGTGAAAACAAATAGCCCTGAGTCGTGTTGGACATATCTAAAGAATCTTGAGAAAAGGGGGAACCCGCACACAGACATCAGCCTCCTCAACAAACTCAAGGACTGTTACTCTAAAGTCTTCTCCAGGATGCCGATTAGACAATACAACAAAAACGCCTGCTATGCCAGAATACTGGTCAGATATGCAGAACTAAAAGG gATTGAAGACCCAGATGAAGCACAGGACCACTTCATAGTTGCGAGATCCAACTGCAAAGCCTTTGCCTTTGTCCATACAGCATATGCCCAGTTTGAGGTCTCTCAAG GTAATGTGATCAAAGCATCCTCAATTCTGCATAAAGCCCAGGTGTTAAATGCCAGGCCTGCTGAGCTCCTGCAGGTGGCCATGCGTAACCTTAAAGCTGGGGAGAAACAGCTAGTGCCCACCCAGGAGGAGGAACAACTCACAG TTGTTCCTGTAAGCATTTCTACACATGGTGGAAACCAGGACCTTCAGCTTCCTGCTCGGGTCCCTGTGAACCGCTCAGTTGAATGGGTTAAACCTGCCAGCAAAGAGCCCTTATCAGAGTGGAAGCTGCCAACTCTCATCAACCGGCAGGTTTCTCCTGAG GATAAACGTACAACCCCACCTGAGCCTAGACCTGTTCCTCGAGTGCTGGAGTCGTttcccactccctccctccagctTCCAACTAGACTGAACCCACAGACAGTTTGCCAGACTCCGAACAGCTACAGAAACCCCTCTGCTAGCAG CTTTAATACTCCAGTGGTAAAGAGAGGTCCTGAGGTGTTCTCCTCTGCAGTGGCAGCACACAGAGGCGGACCTGTTCAGCAGCCGTGCACACCTCTAAATCAAACAACCTGTTTCCAAACTCCACAG GCTTCCTTTAATACACTGTCAAATGAAACCATTACCATAAAGGACAAACAGTACTTCATCCTCAAGATGATTGGACGCGGTGGATCAAGCAAG GTGTACCAGGTCCTTGATCACAAGAAGCAGCTGTTTGCTGTAAAATATGTTGACCTGGAGGAGGCTGACGCTCAGACTGTAGAGAGTTATAAAAATGAGATTCAACATCTGAATCACTTGCAGCAGTACAGTGATCAGATTATCAAGCTCTATGACTA TGAAATGACCAACAGCTACATCTACATGCTGATGGAATGTGGAAACTTGGATCTGAACACGTGGTTGCGAAACCGCAAGACTGTGAATCCCTTGGAAAGGAAGTTTTATTGGCAGAACATGCTGGAGGCTGTCCATACTATCCACAAGCACg GAATAGTTCACAGTGACTTGAAACCAGCCAACTTTGTCATAGTGAACGCGTCATTGAAGCTGATTGACTTTGGCATCGCAAACCGTATCCAGCCTGATGTAACAAGCATCATGAAGGAGTCACAA GTGGGCACTTTGAACTATATGCCTCCTGAAGCCATTAAAGACACATCATCCCAGTCAGGAAAAGCACGCTCAAAG ATCAGCCCCAAAGGTGACGTGTGGTCCCTCGGGTGTATCCTGTACTGTATGACTTATGGGAAGACTCCATTCCAAAGCATCACCAATCAGATTACCAAGCTGCACGCCATCATTGATCCTTCCCATAAGATCGAGTTCCCTGACATCTCAGAGAAGGATTTGCTGGATGTGTTGAAG AGATGCTTGGTACGAAATCCTAGAGAACGAATCTCAATTGCAGAGCTGTTGGAGCATCAGTACCTGCAGTTGAAGCCACAAGCATCCACTGAATCAG AAGTCACATGTAACCGTGATCTGAAGAAGATCCTAACGGACCTTGCAGCCCTCCAGTCTCCAAACAGCATCATAAGAGCTGCAAAC AATTTGGCCAAGATGTGCAACAGCGGCAGAAGGTTGGATGTTGCAGAGTGTGCAAAGTCAACAACCTAA